The window tggattttttttttctatttgatctCAGTATGAAGCAGATGGACTCTATGGTTGTCCAAGCTTTACCTGATCTATCAAATGTGGATATGGTATAAGGCAGAACTTTCAAAATCAACTGCACCTATCCTAGCCTAGCATTGCAGCCAGGGAGCAGCAACTAAGGGAGAAGTACTGATGCCTATGTTGCTAGTGCTAACTAACTAGCTACAACttctggctggctggccagaggCAGGGATATGTGCTTTTGACTAGGgctacttctttttttctccagcaAAGTCACAAGATGAAATAAGCTTCCAGTATTCTGGCCTCCCACCCCCTCTATCCCCACCCCCGCCGCCCCCAGGCCTGCAGACCTTGAGGCACCAAGGAGTGGCCAGGTCTGGAGAGACAATTAATCCTCTGAAGTAGCCTGCCTCTGCAAGCCTGTTTAGAAACCTGGTTCTATGGGGGCTCTAACAACTTTCTGGGTTAGGCAGGATAGTCAGCTCAGTAAATATTGTCTGGGGTATCTTGAGTTAGGGCATAATAAGCGACTAGCTCAGAGGATTGTTAAGGCAATTCTCAGATTTCCATCCCAGTGTGCAGTGTATGTACCAGTGAGATCAGGTAAATCAGTAGCATGCAGACCAAATAAACCTGTTTCTCCAGCCCTTTGGAAACCTCAAGCAACACCTTTGAGAAGTAGAAATTGAAAAGAAGATGGTTTTTGGGGATGATTTCTCACAAAATCATTTCAGACACAGTAAGTGGCATGGGGAGGACGCCCAAGGGTTGCTTCTCATTATGTGCAGGATCATTTCTCACAGTTCGGAAATAAAATTTTAGCAGCAATCACCCAAAGTCCTAGAAATGAGACACTCCACCAACGGCCTCTGCTCCTGATAACTGAGTGCTAACTACCAAAGACAAGATTTCCTAGAACATGGGAGGTGAGGGTAGGCAGAGTTGGCCCTGTTCACTCTTTGCCAACAGCAGGGCAGGCAGGCAACCGTATTTCTACTACTGTGGTGAGACCAGCACAAAGAGACCATTTGATAGCAATAAAACCCAGAAATGTTCTCTTTTCCATCTTGTTTAGTTTTCTTAGCTAAGTGGTGGTATCCTCATCTGTGAGTAGATATAACCAGTTCAGTAAGAGAATACCGAGATGTCTTGTGCACAGATATGTCCCAGGCACCTTGATGATAAATGATGTTAATGTCTCCAAGCATATCTCCTAGAGTTTCACATGACAAGAAATAAACATCCCAACTTAAAATAggcaaaaaaataagaattttttttgtttatctttaaGAGAAACTCAATTTCATTTGATGTCTTGAGGTAACAGATACATTCAACTTTCTTTGATCTAACTAATATGTTCTGTAACATCCAGTTCTGTACTTGAATTTTGTATTTAGAAAAATCTTTTGAATAGGTACATaaaaccatacatacatatataaaaattcattttcatttttatacccaCATCTATGCCTACCTACAGAGTAGGTAGAAACAGATGCTGACTATCCAATCAGAGGAAAGAGGTCATTTACTAAGTCCTAACACTGacagtgtttgtgtttatgttttttttatcttCCAGGCATGGCACAGCAGCAATAAACTTATGTTGAAAACTCCTACCCCCAACCAAAAAACATTAATAGGAAATGTTACCCAAAATTGTGCAAGAAGTCACAACAGTAGAGGGCATAAATGTctaaaaagcagaaataaaatggGAACTTATCAAATGAGAGGGACAGAGACCAGGGGTGCGCCTAGATATTCTCCAAGTTGgcattagaaaaagaaatgtagcCGCCAAGAATCAGCTGTGGTTTCAAGATGTGGCAAGAACTGTGCTATCCCACTGACCTagctcttccttcactcctttaAGACATCATTATCAAAGAAAGTTCAGACACGCAACTGTGTGTGGTTGGGGTGAGGGCTCATGCCATCCTTGAGTCAGCCCCTCAATAAAATGCATACTTCTTCCATACCAATCCCTTGAGACACTGAGAAGGTGACTGGAGAAAGACCACACCTTTCAAAAGCCACTCACTTGAAGAGACACCAGGAAACtttttgttgaggcagggtcccaAACTGGGCGTCACTGAAGGAGAGCTGAAGCCCCAGGAACACAACCCTACAGTAAAGCCAGTAAGGTAGCATGGACCAGATGAAGGTGACTTCAGGCATCTGGGTACAGGGTGAGCAAGGCAAGCACCATTCCCATCCCTTCCGAATATCCTTAGGCTGAGTCTTTTCGTTTGAAACAAGCTTCCAAACAGAAGAGAATCATGATGGGCTTCCCCCCTAAATGAAACCGTCTGCTCACCCTGCCTCACACTAATAACTGgggagggatgggaaggaggagaagCTATGCTAGCACATTGGAGAAGTCGGATCAGGATTCAAGGCAGCGTCCCCCAACTCCTTGTTTATAGAAAATGAACGTCTGCCTGGCTTACTTTCACTCAGAAAAGGGGTCAGCCTGTATCAGCACGGTTCACACAGATTCAGCATTTCCCCCCTCCCTTATCTTAAATTGACCCGCTTTTAAGAAAAAGACATAATAGAGAAAGCATTGACCTTACCTGGTCCCTAATGAGTTGGAAGTCagaaaagctctctctctctcctcttatcTGGGATCGCCTGAGAAGAGACTCAGGTCTTGAGACAGCTTCTCAGTCCTCACCGCCGCCCAGACTCCCGGCAATGCGGTGTGTGCGGCCTTGAAAGTCTGCGAATCTTCCTGGGCTTTCGAAATCAAAGACTACGAAGCCAGATCCAAACGTCGCCAATGGAGCTTCCAGGTCCAGACTCGGAGGATTTAAAAATCTCTTGGAAGACTCCTAAGCAGGTTCGTCCCTATGAAAGGCCAAGCACTAAGCAGTGGCACGGAGCGCTGTCTCCTCGAGGCCCTGATAGCCCTGCAGTCGTGGACGCCGTTCTCGATGCTCACTAACTGGACCCAGACACCGCTTACCTTGTTTTCGCGGTGGCCCCAAGCTATTTCCACCGACCTGGCCCCTATCTCCAGTGTATTCCCCCAAATTGTGACATTTCTTTCCCCGTCTGCCTCTTGGCCTTTAGGACTCCAGCTATATCCTCATGGATGACCGCATCATTCCGGGATCCCTTTCTCCCCTGCTCAGGGCGGGGAGTCCTGTAGTTTTCGCCACTTCTCTAAGCCCAGCCAATCCACCGCCCTCCAGCTGAGAGAACTGCTTCCCCTTCTCTTCGGCCCCGGAGCTCGGGGTTCCCAggctggggcgggggtggggagccGCTTTGGGATGCTAAACATCAAACAAGCCAAGCCTGGGGTTTCAGGCCCCGAAGCCACTAGAGCGGCTCTCCAGGGCTCTCGAGAAAGTCCTCGTGTTTACACggcggggttggggtggggtgggggagaggagcaAAGAGGAGGATGCTGTCTGCAAAATCCCCCCACTGCCTGAACCATCGCGGCCTGGAGTTGAGTGGGATACTTGTCAGGGGGCAGTTTCTAGGGCATTTGTTCTACAGCTCACTGAGGAAACTTCCCCTCTTCCACCATCTCAGTGTCAGGGCATCTCTagaatgtttatttcttttacttgGAGGTCAGAACAAATCTGAGCCCCAGTTTTTGAAAGCCTCCTAGGTGCTGACCCAGTTGCAGGCTGTGTGAATGGCTTGTGTCCCCAAACTGTGGGGACTAAAACCTTAAACCCAGCTCACTTTGAGCCCAGCACCTAGTTTCCTAAAGAGATATGCCCCAGTCTGCATGCCAAGATTGCTTCTATAGCTGACACATTCCCCTAGGTAGGAGCTGGAGGAATCAGAGTGATTGGTGGCAAGAGAGGACCAAAGTCCAGTTTGTTGGGTCTCATTCCCAGAGCCCTCTGAATATTCACCTATCCTGGGGACAAGTAAACAGACTTTAAGCTAAGCCGGCTAGAGAAGAATGTATTTGCTCTGAAACTCCAACTAGCCCAAAGAAGATAAGGCAAGCGCTACATTGCCCCCGAATTGTTATTCTGCTAGAAGGCAGGGAGTCAGGGCAACTTGGTGACTAGAAAGAGCCAGGCCCTGTCTGGGCCTGTGCTGGCCAAGGGGGTTGAATTAAACTCAGCCCGCACTTAGAAGTTGAACAGCACCTGCATCCCGTGAACAACCTCAGCCTGCACTCCTGTCCCTACAGGAATTATTAAACTTTCCTGGGTTCTGTCTTTCCAAAATATGAGGTTTGCTAAGAGTAACTTCCCACACTCCCTGTAGACTCTCAGTAGTGTCAACCAACCATCCTTTCAGAATAtcagagtactttcaagatatgaGAAGccatatcccaaaagccaggacTGGTTTTCTCAGGAAGAAAGCTAGCCCCAGATCCCATTCCCCGGGCACTGTAAGGTAGAAATTCCCTGGACATCAGTGAAAAGACTGTCATATTCAAGTccatacttaaaaacaaaaaccaaaaaacaacccccccccaaaaaaaaacccaaggtcCTGGAGGAGAGACGAAGTGGAGAAAAGTTGAAAACAGAATTgatagaagagaaggaaggaggaaagatggAGGATAGAAAGGAAAAGATAGTTGACTATTTCAGTGAAAAGTGACCTTGTGCCAAAAGTTAATCAGTCATCATTACAGATCTTTCGGGCACCTGGTGTCTATCTGCAGTCCACAGGCTGCCATGTCTGTACGTCTTTGCCAGGGGTGATCATAAAAAGCAAGAGTTCAACCAAGGAGTTATATTTTTTCGTTTCTGCTCCTAACTACTCTTTTACCactcccaccacccccaccatgaCCTGACATACATACCTGATAACGAAGATGAAAAAGTCAGAGACGGGAgggatttaaaattattttagttttgttttggaggATTGGTAGAAAGTTGGGGACAGGAGAAAGATTGCTTGCTAGAATTTAGGTCTCCGGATGTGAAATGTGCTGGGATAAAAACCTTCCCTCAGCCCCCGATGTCTTGATAGAGGCAAGCCCAAGCTGGTAATCCTGAGCACGAGGGGTCTGGACTTAGAGTGTTGAAATAAACCCAGAAACACTTCACTTCTGAAAACAGTCATCAGACAGATTCTAAGCATGAGGAGTTTGGGTGACGAGAAGAAATACAGGTTTGGCATTCAACTGTACAGAAGTAATTTATTCACTAAAACTGAAAGTTTCTTTGGAGTTACTTTAAAAGACCAGCTTTTGaagcccccctccaaaaaaagaaaaaggaaaaaagaaaaaaacccaaaccaaacaataataaaggaaaacaaaaccacgAAAGCTTAgctctttaaaaagaataaaaagcccattttttcctttttcttcctctatctcctcctTCTAAAGAACCAGTTTACTCTTTATTCTCTCTATTAAATAATCCTGGGACTGCTTAAGATTTGGTTCCACTAAAGTTCAAAACTGAGCAAAATTCCTTTTTCTTTGGGATAGAAACTCTGGAACTGGCTTCCTTACCTGGGTCAGAATCTCTGAGCTCAAACCCACAAATTTGGATCCAGTCAGACTTAATCCCACACGTCCTCCCAAACCCAGTAAAagtcaaatcaaaaccaaacaaaaagaaaaagggtttTAATCAGAAAAAGCATCTTTTTAAATTCGTATAATTTATTAGAAGCTTCTTAGGAACTATATTTAAGCCAAATATCTACATAAGTTACAacagaaaaaagggagggggcaACTGGTGCTGCAAATACCAAACCGTGGAGTAATATACACAGGCTTGTCCATGATGCCCTTTTAAAAAGTGAGGGGCCAGGGACTGGGACTGGAGTTCTTTTTACAACATAATGTACAGGTTACTAAAAACTaggcatttagtccaacttttgACAGCATTTTACAGCTACAAGTTCACATCAAACCTAAAACAATTTTCtgaaaggccagcctggactgaaCCTATAGGGCCAGAGGGCACCTGGGAGGGGACACTTCCTTTGTGTCAGGGACAAGTGGGTTATGCTGAAGAATCTttcctctctccagtttctgTCCTCccttctgaaacaaacaaacgaaaaatcCTGGTATTTACAAGCAAGCTCTCTTTGCTGGCAGAGTGCATCCACAGGGAAGTTTTCCGGCTTCAGAGTTCAGGGCCGTGGAAGCATAGAGCAGGCCCCAAAATTGTGCCATGCCTAAGCTTGAGAACCCATTTGAACTACCAGAAAGACCCCCAAATTTGTTCTTTGTCCTTCTCTGGTTAAAGAATTCGTAAAGGGGTTGGATTTGCttgactgtttctattttctttttatgttaaaaaaaagtcCACAAGTTTTAggtaggaaagagaaaggaaagggagaaggatgaaggaaaaaaaggggaaacgtaggaaaaggagaaagagaaaaggaggagtggggacaaggagaaaaaggaggaagaaggaggaggaggaagaagaggaagaagaggaagaagaagaagaagcagaaaaagaagaaggagaagaagaagaagaagaaaagaagaagaagaagaagaagaagaagaagaagaagaagaagaagaagaagaagaagaagaagaagaagaagaagaagaagaagaagaagaagaagaagaagaagaaggagtcCAGCAGTTTGGTCTTTGTGTACTTTTCCTTGGTCTAAACATGAGAAAAAAGTAGAAGGGCGTGGAGCAGCGGGCGAATGGTGGTCTTTGCGGAGGGTAGAGGGAAAGCGGTGAGGTCGCACAGGGCTCAGGCGCGTCCCACATCTCACCAGGTCCGACCATAAAGCAAAGTAGAGCAAGACATGGCGCCATAGTCCGAGCCAGAGGAGTTCAGATGAGATAGGCTAGAGACCTGGCCCTGCAGCGCTGCGGGGCTGGCTGCGTGGTGCGCCAGGTCCGGGGACTGCCCTGCGCTGCCGGGCTGGTGGCCTGGGTGTGCTCCTAGACCCGCACCACCGCTGCCCACAGAGATGGCCGCGGCAGCCGCTTGTGCCGCCTGCGCCTGCTGCTGAGCTTGTTGTTGCGCGTGGCCTTGCAGGCTGGCGGCTCCCGGTGCAGGGGCGCCCGCTTGGCAGGGTTTGCCGTCTTTCACCAGGACCGGCACGGCCACCCGGCGCGGCGACTGCTGCTGAGCTTGCTGCTGCTGCGGGCAacccgcgccgccgccgccgcctccgccgccgccgctgTCCTGCTGCAGTTGCTGCTGCGCCGCCTTGTCCTTCGCCTGGCGCTTCATCTTGTAGCGGTGGTTCTGGAACCAGATCTTGACCTGCGTGGGTGTCAGGTGAATCATGCTGGCCAGATGCTCGCGCTCCGGCGCCGACAGGTACTTCTGCTGCTTGAAGCGTCGCTCGAGCTCGTACACCTGCGCCTGGGAGAAGAGCACCCGACGCTTCCGGCGGGGTGCGCTGGGCAGCGGGGCCATGTTCTTGCTCACGTCCCCCAGCGAGCCCAGGCCGCCCATGCCGCTCATATTCATGCCGCTCGCCGGGCCCATGAAGCGGGAGACTGTAAGCAACAAACGCACAGCGTCGGCTGGGGCCGAGGCCAGGGCAAGCCCGGTTTCTGTGCCCTTGGCCCGCCAACCCCAATTTTCGACGACATCCTCCTCACCTAGGCCACCCAGTGCTCTTTCCCCGAAAGAGGCTCAGCTAGCTGGGGAGTGGCTAGTGCCTTCTCCGGGCCGTGCCGTCGAACTGCTTAAGGGGTTCAAGTCTAGCTACTCCTCATCGGTGTCAGTGTCTCTAGACCCAGAATGTGCAGTGAGGGAAAAGGGCGCTTCGGCTCCTTTCGTGCCCAAGCCAGGTGGGAAACCCAGGGGTGCAGAGAGCTGGGGTGGGAAGGTAGACCCCCAACTTCAGGAGCTTAGCAAAAGGGAGTTTTCACTTTCAAACGTCCCCAACTTCCAGGCGCTCGGCCTCTCGTTTTTCTCTCTTGCGAGCTCTAGGTGAGGGCACCCATCCGCCCGACCCATTTAGAGCCCACCCAACCCGCCCAGAGATTTTTAGAAATCCAGGCAGCCGGGCCGGGATGCGTCCCAGCAGAGCGGCTCTCTCTACTTGTCCCTCCTGGTCTCCTCTAACTCCTGTGGCCCGAGCCCCTAACTCCGGGTGGGCTTCCCTCAGCTCCCTGAAGTCTTCAGCATCAAGCCTGTTGTTGGCGCCTGCAGTGGCCGGGTGCCAGCACCTGTCCGCAGGACCCCAGCTCTTCTAAGTGCCTCATTTGAAACCCTTGCCCAGCGGGACGAAGAAAGTCCAGCGCCCGCACCCCACTCCTATAGGAGACTGTTCGGCTGCCCACCCCGATGCCTAGTGCAACTGGCGGGCGCCGCACCTAGCGGGCCGCGCTGACCGCGCCTCCGGTGCTCGGCCCGTGGCCCCGCGGCGGGGTGGCCTCACTTACTGGCGGGGAAGCGCGGATCTGGGTTGGCGCCGTACCATCCGGGGCCCGAAGCGCTGTTCCGCATGGTGTCCTGGTAAGGTGGCAGCTCGCTCACGTTGCCCAGGTTGCCGTTGCAGTAGCCCCCCACGGCGGAGTGGGAGAGCTGGGGCACCCCCGCCGCCGTCATGTGGTAGGCGGCGGTGACGGCGCCGTGGTGCCCCACGGCGTGCTGCTGCATGGCCGCGGCCGGCGGGGCCGCCTGGCCCTGTCTGTAAGCTGCGAGCGGAGCCCCGAGGCCGCCGCCCTCCATGCCCACTTTCTTGTAGCTTTCCTCCAGGGGACTCAAGATGTCAGACACTGAGAACGGAGTCGTGTGCTTTGGACTCATCGACATGATTCGGCGTCggctggaggaggaaggaagaggaggaaaaaaaaagggagagggggaaggcgAAGCCTcgctactttttttttctccctttgccAAATATTCTGGTGTTACCTTAACGCCGATCTTGTTGGATGTACACGTAACGGAGTGGACCGAGTCCGCCTTAATTGGCTTGAGTGGAGGCTCGGGGGCTGCCTCGCGTTTGTTTTAGCCCGGCGCCAGGTTTTAGGCAGCCACCAGAGGCGGGGCATAAGCGCTAAAGCAACAAGACAATAG is drawn from Rattus norvegicus strain BN/NHsdMcwi chromosome 6, GRCr8, whole genome shotgun sequence and contains these coding sequences:
- the Nkx2-1 gene encoding homeobox protein Nkx-2.1 isoform X2, giving the protein MWSGGGGKARGWEAAAGGRSSPGRLSRRRIMSMSPKHTTPFSVSDILSPLEESYKKVGMEGGGLGAPLAAYRQGQAAPPAAAMQQHAVGHHGAVTAAYHMTAAGVPQLSHSAVGGYCNGNLGNVSELPPYQDTMRNSASGPGWYGANPDPRFPAISRFMGPASGMNMSGMGGLGSLGDVSKNMAPLPSAPRRKRRVLFSQAQVYELERRFKQQKYLSAPEREHLASMIHLTPTQVKIWFQNHRYKMKRQAKDKAAQQQLQQDSGGGGGGGGGAGCPQQQQAQQQSPRRVAVPVLVKDGKPCQAGAPAPGAASLQGHAQQQAQQQAQAAQAAAAAISVGSGGAGLGAHPGHQPGSAGQSPDLAHHAASPAALQGQVSSLSHLNSSGSDYGAMSCSTLLYGRTW
- the Nkx2-1 gene encoding homeobox protein Nkx-2.1 isoform X1, with amino-acid sequence MPRLWWLPKTWRRAKTNARQPPSLHSSQLRRTRSTPLRVHPTRSALSRRRIMSMSPKHTTPFSVSDILSPLEESYKKVGMEGGGLGAPLAAYRQGQAAPPAAAMQQHAVGHHGAVTAAYHMTAAGVPQLSHSAVGGYCNGNLGNVSELPPYQDTMRNSASGPGWYGANPDPRFPAISRFMGPASGMNMSGMGGLGSLGDVSKNMAPLPSAPRRKRRVLFSQAQVYELERRFKQQKYLSAPEREHLASMIHLTPTQVKIWFQNHRYKMKRQAKDKAAQQQLQQDSGGGGGGGGGAGCPQQQQAQQQSPRRVAVPVLVKDGKPCQAGAPAPGAASLQGHAQQQAQQQAQAAQAAAAAISVGSGGAGLGAHPGHQPGSAGQSPDLAHHAASPAALQGQVSSLSHLNSSGSDYGAMSCSTLLYGRTW
- the Nkx2-1 gene encoding homeobox protein Nkx-2.1 isoform X3; the protein is MGPASGMNMSGMGGLGSLGDVSKNMAPLPSAPRRKRRVLFSQAQVYELERRFKQQKYLSAPEREHLASMIHLTPTQVKIWFQNHRYKMKRQAKDKAAQQQLQQDSGGGGGGGGGAGCPQQQQAQQQSPRRVAVPVLVKDGKPCQAGAPAPGAASLQGHAQQQAQQQAQAAQAAAAAISVGSGGAGLGAHPGHQPGSAGQSPDLAHHAASPAALQGQVSSLSHLNSSGSDYGAMSCSTLLYGRTW
- the Nkx2-1 gene encoding homeobox protein Nkx-2.1, which encodes MSMSPKHTTPFSVSDILSPLEESYKKVGMEGGGLGAPLAAYRQGQAAPPAAAMQQHAVGHHGAVTAAYHMTAAGVPQLSHSAVGGYCNGNLGNVSELPPYQDTMRNSASGPGWYGANPDPRFPAISRFMGPASGMNMSGMGGLGSLGDVSKNMAPLPSAPRRKRRVLFSQAQVYELERRFKQQKYLSAPEREHLASMIHLTPTQVKIWFQNHRYKMKRQAKDKAAQQQLQQDSGGGGGGGGGAGCPQQQQAQQQSPRRVAVPVLVKDGKPCQAGAPAPGAASLQGHAQQQAQQQAQAAQAAAAAISVGSGGAGLGAHPGHQPGSAGQSPDLAHHAASPAALQGQVSSLSHLNSSGSDYGAMSCSTLLYGRTW